A window of Parambassis ranga chromosome 10, fParRan2.1, whole genome shotgun sequence contains these coding sequences:
- the LOC114442801 gene encoding kelch-like protein 10 translates to MAADYLNIVKLVQICCNFFEKMLCPNNCVSIWQFTKNYHVPELHLKAFHYVLSHFEEVVFGEEFLQLSAQDVIDIISRDKLNVRQEAPVFEAIIRWITHEPQEREEYADLLLSECVTGKKH, encoded by the exons atggcagctgattacctcaatatagtgaagctggtgcaaatatgctgcaacttttttgaaaagatgcTCTGCCCAAACAACTGCGTcagcatctggcagttcacaaaaaactaccacgtccctgaactgcacctcaaggctttccactatgtcctcagtcactttgaggaagtggttttcggtgaagagttcctgcagctctcagccCAAGATGTCATTGACATCATCAGCCGTGACAaactcaatgtgagacaggaggcaccTGTGTTTGAGGctatcattcggtggatcacacatgaacctcaggaacgagaagaatacgcagatcttctcttgtcagag tgtgtcacaggcaaaaaacactga
- the LOC114443050 gene encoding kelch-like protein 10: MMKLIIEFAYTDSVNMTESNARTLFMAADSINIVKLMQICCNFFEKTLCPNNCVGIWQFTKTYHTPELHLKAFHYVLSHFEAVVFCEEFMQLSAQDVIDIISRDNLNVRQEAPVFEAIIRWITHEPQEREGYAYLLLSEVRLSMMPTEYIQSYVLPNKLILGRPRLPSAILLAIGGLSSGRDLTNVIEAFDVRANHWMNITILSEPPRAYHGAAYLCGYVYCVGGFDQVFIATNSVRRFDLSTRTWQEVAPMYYRRGCVSVTVLNGCIYAMGGYDEHTHLSSAEFYQPETNQWLKIAPMHDQRSDASCTALNGRIYICGGYDGNEELRSAECYNPETNQWTLISPMSSWRSAVGVIAYDNHVYAVGGFDGTAYLQTAEVYNPHTNTWRNVSSMMTPRCNFGIEVVEDQLFVFGGFSRVTSTSNVEYYDSETNEWSQACDMDVDRSALSCCVLSGLP, encoded by the exons atgatgaagctcatcattgagtttgcatacaccgacTCTGTTAAcatgacagagtccaatgcaaggacgcttttcatggcagctgattccATTAATATAGTGAAGCTgatgcaaatatgctgcaacttttttgaaaagacgctctgcccaaACAACTGcgtcggcatctggcagttcacaaaaacctaccacacccctgaactgcacctcaaggctttccactatgtcctcagtcactttgaggcaGTGGTTTTCTGTGAAGAGTTCATGCAGCTCTCAGCCCAAGATGTCATTGACATCATCAGCcgtgacaacctcaatgtgagacaggaggcacctgtgtttgaggccatcattcggtggatcacacatgaacctcaggaacgagaaggatacgcatatcttctcttgtcagag gtcaggctgagcatgatgcctacagagtacatacagagttaTGTGCTgcccaataagctg atccttggtcggcctcgtctgccttctgccatcctattggccattggaggcttgAGCAGCGGCAGGGATctaactaatgtaatcgaggcatttgacgttcgtgcaaatcactggatgaacataacaattctttctgagcctcctcgcgcctatcatggtgcagcctacctctgtgggtatgtctactgtgttggtggctttgaccaggtgttcatagccaccaatagtgtgcgcaggtttgacctgagcacacggacatggcaagaggtggcaccaaTGTACTATCGCCGCGGTTGTGTaagcgtgactgtgctgaacgggtgcatctacgccatgggaggctatgatgagcacacacatctcagcagtgctgagttctatcagccagaaaccaaccagtggcttaaaattgcacccatgcatgaccAGAGGAgcgacgccagctgcacagcactcaacggcagg atctacatatgtggtggatatgACGGGAATGAGGAATTGCGatcagcagagtgctacaacccagagaccaaccagtggaccctgatctctcccatgagcagctGGCGCAGTGcagtaggagtcattgcatacgacaaccatgtttatgca gttggtggcttcgatggaacagcctatctgcagaccgctgaggtctacaaccctcacaccaacacctggcgcaatgtgtcctccatgatgaccccccgctgcaactttggcatcgaagtagttgaggaccagCTCTTTGTTTTCGGGGGCTTCAGTCGCGTCACCAGcacctctaatgttgagtactatgacagtgagacgaatgagtggtctcaggcctgcgacatggaTGTCGACCGTagcgctctgagctgctgtgtgctttctggtcttccc